The Streptomyces kanamyceticus genome window below encodes:
- the atpE gene encoding ATP synthase F0 subunit C → MSAALDMVNLAAEKGLHGSTGSIGYGLAAIGPGIGVGIVFGKGTEALARQPEAAGLIRANQILGFAFCEALALIGIVMPFVFGK, encoded by the coding sequence ATGTCCGCTGCTCTCGACATGGTCAACCTCGCCGCCGAGAAGGGCCTGCACGGCTCCACCGGTTCCATCGGCTACGGCCTCGCCGCGATCGGCCCCGGCATCGGTGTCGGCATTGTCTTCGGTAAGGGCACCGAGGCGCTGGCGCGTCAGCCCGAAGCTGCTGGCCTGATCCGCGCCAACCAGATCCTCGGCTTCGCCTTCTGTGAGGCGCTCGCCCTCATCGGCATCGTTATGCCGTTCGTGTTCGGTAAGTAA
- the atpB gene encoding F0F1 ATP synthase subunit A produces MSDGCGFPAPGLHSFLFKPIFTVGGFEFNKVMLLALLTTLVVITFFYAAFGKAKVIPGKLQMMGEAGYDFVRRGIVYETLGKKEGEKYVPLMVSLFFFIWIMNIWSVVPLSQFPVSSVIAYPAVLALLVYLIWLPLTFKRHGFVGGWKNVTGYDNSLGPIKWLVSFIELFSNLLVRPFTHAVRLFANMFAGHLMLVMFTVASWYLLNSYMIPAAGVSFVMTVVMILFELFVQAVQAYVFVLLACSYIQGALAKHH; encoded by the coding sequence ATGTCCGACGGATGCGGCTTCCCGGCTCCGGGCCTGCACTCGTTCCTCTTCAAGCCGATCTTCACGGTCGGCGGGTTCGAGTTCAACAAGGTGATGCTGCTCGCCCTGTTGACCACGCTCGTCGTCATCACCTTCTTCTATGCCGCTTTCGGCAAGGCCAAGGTGATTCCGGGCAAGCTCCAGATGATGGGCGAGGCGGGCTACGACTTCGTACGCCGCGGCATCGTCTACGAGACCCTCGGCAAGAAGGAGGGCGAGAAGTACGTCCCCCTGATGGTCTCGCTGTTCTTCTTCATCTGGATCATGAACATCTGGTCCGTGGTTCCGCTTTCGCAGTTCCCGGTCTCGTCGGTCATCGCCTATCCGGCCGTGCTCGCGCTGCTGGTCTACCTGATCTGGCTGCCGCTGACCTTCAAGCGCCATGGGTTCGTGGGCGGTTGGAAGAACGTCACGGGCTACGACAACTCGCTCGGTCCGATCAAGTGGCTCGTGTCGTTCATCGAGCTCTTCTCGAACCTGCTCGTGCGGCCTTTCACGCACGCGGTGCGACTGTTCGCCAACATGTTCGCCGGTCACCTGATGCTGGTGATGTTCACCGTCGCCTCCTGGTACCTGCTGAACAGCTACATGATCCCGGCCGCCGGTGTCTCCTTCGTGATGACCGTGGTCATGATCCTCTTCGAGCTTTTCGTGCAGGCCGTCCAGGCGTACGTCTTCGTGCTCCTCGCCTGCTCGTACATCCAGGGCGCTCTCGCGAAGCACCACTGA